The Channa argus isolate prfri chromosome 14, Channa argus male v1.0, whole genome shotgun sequence genome includes a window with the following:
- the pkia gene encoding cAMP-dependent protein kinase inhibitor alpha: MSDVEATYADFIASGRTGRRNALHDILQSPSDPEGRELPLTLSLSQLHINTGGGDGEGAEDSQSSSSSAQREAEQRNS; this comes from the exons ATGTCGGATGTTGAGGCAACGTATGCTGACTTCATTGCGTCTGGCAGGACGGGACGGCGGAACGCACTGCACGATATCCTGCAGAGTCCCTCCGATCCTGAGGGACGAGAACTGCCCCTCACCCTGTctctttcccagctgcacaTCAACACAGGAGGGGGAG ATGGAGAGGGCGCTGAAGACAGCCAGAGCTCATCCTCGTCAGCCCAGAGGGAGGCTGAGCAGAGGAACAGCTAA